TTGCGATAAGGGAAAACAATTATTGCCGGAAGGATATGTCacattttgttcctctttttctccttttggggattattttttcccctatacTATCTGGTTTTCTTTGTTGGTACTAAGTACCCttagtgattcagatatacatacttcttcatattcttttccattatggtttatcacaggatattgaatatagttccctgtgctatatagtaggactttgttgtttatctgttttttacaTAGTAGTTTTAGGTACCCTGTATTGTATTTAAAAGGTAGCTGTGGTTTGGAGGAACAAGTATTAGGCTTACAGACACACGCCCCCTCCCAAAAAAAAGATTGGGGGGAAGAGGGAGTATGGAAGAGTCCCAGATTTGCTTCCTATAATGTATATGACatttggcaagttatttagcttccgttttcctctctataaaagagGCCTAATATTACTATGTTTTAGGCATGTTGTAAAGATTCAAtgggaaaatgtaaagaaatttcTGGCTCAAAGAAAGTTCTCATTAAATATTGCATATGCATAgctttgtgtgtctctgtgtggatatattttaaatttggataGACTGAGAGTTATCTGTATGATTACAATGTATTTTTGGAATTACATCCAATTTTTTGTACTTGtttaagaacattttctttaaagcGTGGCTAGATGCCACAGCTAACCAATGAATTATATGTGGTGAAAGCATCCTAAAATATGAACTGCCAAATAAGAGCAAGAACtgtactttatctttttttttttttttttgtggtacgcgggcctctcactgttgtggcctctcccgttgcggagcacaggctccggacgcgcaggctcagcggccatggctcacgggcccagccgctccgcggcatgtgggatcttcccggaccagggcacgaacccgtgtcccctgcatcggcaggcggactctcaaccactgcgccaccagggaagccctactttatcttttaaaaggacATTTCTAGAACTGAAGCTGAGAGTTTGAATTTCATGGATTTTCTCTCTAGACCGATCAGAAATTCTATCCCCCAGTTAAGAGCTATGTTAGAAACAGGGTGGTAAGGTTtggggggaagaaggaaaaaggaagggtgGGGAGTTCCTCTTATTAATTACAGCTCTACAGCAACAGGTACTTAGCTCTCTGCTTCCCTTACTCTCTCGTGAGGTGGAGGTGGACCCAGATCCTGATTCCAGTGCCAGCATGATCAGCTGGTTTGTAGTGTCAGGCTATAGACCTCCATCAGTGAGCTGGGTGCATGAAGTTCCTAGGCAGGACTTGACTGAGGGTATTTGTCTAGAGAAGAAACCTGTTTTTGCCATCACTTTGGAGTTGAACTTGATGTTCCTTGAGCATGTTCCAGGTTAGTTTGTAACTGAAGGCATTTTGTTCTGTCCAAGGATTtcatcctcctccttccctgtgcCCAAACTCTACCGATCTCCCATTCCATGAAGATGATTGGGTGGAAGAAGAAACTCTGCAGGGGGCATCACCTGTGGGCCCTGGGCTGCTATATGCTGCTGGCCGTTGTTGCTCTGAGACTTTCTCTCAGGTTAAAATGTGACATAGATTCCCTGGATCTGGAATCCAGGGACTTTCGAAGCCAGCGCTGTAGGGACATCTTGTACAAGTCCCTGAAGCTGCCAGCAAAGAGATCCATCAACTGTTCTGGGGTCACCCGAGGGGACCAGGAAGCAGTGGTCAAGGCTCTCCTGGACAATCTGGAGGTCAAGAAGAAGCGGGAGCCTTTCACAGACACCGATTACCTCAACATGACCAGAGATTGTGAGCAGTTTAAGTCCCAAAGGAAGTTCATACAGTTCCCACTGAGCAAAGAAGAGTTAGACTTCCCCATCGCATACTCTGTGGTGGTCCATGAGAAGATTGAAAACTTTGAACGGCTGCTGCGAGCTGTGTATGCCCCTCAGAACATATACTGCGTCCATGTGGATGAGAAGTCCCCAGAAACTTTCAAAGAGGCAGTCAGGGCCATTATTTCCTGCTTCCCAAATGTCTTCATGGCCAGTAAGTTGGTCCGAGTGGTTTACGCCTCCTGGTCCAGGGTGCAGGCTGACCTGAACTGTATGGAAGACTTGCTCCAGAGCTCGGTGCCTTGGAAATACTTACTGAATACATGTGGGACAGATTTTCCTATAAAGACCAATGCTGAGATGGTCCTGGCCCTCAAGATGTTGAATgggaagaacagtatggagtccGAGATACCTACTGAGTACAAAAAGTCTCGCTGGAAATACCACTATGAGGTGACAGACACGTTGCACCTAACCAGCAAGATGAAGGACCCTCCCCCTGATAACTTACCCGTGTTCACAGGGAATGCCTATTTTGTGGCTTCTCGAGCCTTTGTCCAACATGTCTTAGAGAACCCCAAATCCCAACGACTGATCGAATGGGCAAAAGACACCTATAGCCCTGATGAACACCTCTGGGCCACCCTTCAGCGTGCACCGTGGATGCCTGGCTCTGTCCCCTACCACCCGAAGTTTCACATCTCAGACATGACCGCCATTGCCAGGCTGGTCAAATGGCAGTTCCACGAGGGAGACATCAGTATGGGGGCGCCTTATGCACCTTGCTCTGGAATCCACCAGCGGGGTATCTGCATTTATGGGGCTGGGGACCTGCACTGGATTCTTCAGAGTCATCACCTCTTGGCGAACAAGTTTGACCCAAAGGTGGATGATAATGTTCTGCAGTGTTTAGAAGAGTATTTACGTTATAAGGCCATCTATGGGACTGAACTCTGAGATACACCGTGAGAGGATTGCTACCCAGGGGGCAGGAACATGTACAAACGTGCCCAGAACATGCTGGGACAGTGTGGGGTGGGAGAGCAGGGCTCTGGAATCCGTGGCATCTCCCTGGGTCAGGGGGCTGCTCTTGGAGTGTGATGAGTAGATTTGTTGCCTCGCAAATTGCTGCCCTGGGTGAACACTGTTGTGTCCTCACCTCACTTCGAATAGCTTCTCCACTGACTTTCCCACCGAGTTGGGAATAAGAACCAGCTCTTTGGATGAATAAGGGAGGGAAGTGTGGCAGGAGACCCTGGATTTTAGTTCAATTCTTGGTATTGGCTTTTTCACTCTTTGGAGATGCCACTCCAATTCCACTCTTTGGAGATGCTTGGTAGTAGGGAGGGGACTTTGAGGGAAAAAAGGCCTTGTATTTTGTACTACTTGCTTCAAAATAAAGAGCTTCTGATTCAAATCCCTGACTCTACTCTTTGTCTAGTAAGCCAGAGATAAGATAAAACTCTGAGACGTTTTCTCATAACTATCGGTGACATTTAAAATCCCTGGTGGCTAGCAAGAGAATCCCCATTGTTCCGGAATGATCATGGCAAGCTGTATAAATGGCAGATGCAAAAGAATATAGAGGAACACAGCTGACTCTTTCATTATTGAAAGCCCTCCTCACTTTGTTAACATCGCCAGATTCATGACTTTTCTGTAAGGGAAAAGGCAGGGTGATTTAACCAATATGACCCTCCATACCCTTATGGGAAAATTACAGCACTAATTTTGCAAGCTTCACAACCAAAGCTTAACGTTCCATGAGAAAGATGGTAGTTGCCATTAAGTAAGGTCACCGTATAATTTATTGTCAAAACTGGAACACATTttatttgggggtgggtgggtgctgtaatattaataattatgttaGATAACAAGAATAAACTAGGTCTGGTTATTCTATCTTTATGCGTCTTGAGTCAAAACTCTTATTTAAGTATGTGAATGGAATGGTCACTGTTCATAGTTCTGTGGCTTATACATTTCCATGTGGGGAGAcagttgtgtgtgtttgtgtgtgtgtacatgtgttctCTGCCCCACACTTCCATCCGCCTGCCTAACAAATGTTACCTGGCGAAATAGTTTCCTTTCTAAAGCTAGAGATAATTGTCAGGTAATTGGAAGGCAATTAGCTGTTATATTCTTCTGTGATGGGAAAAGGATACCTCATAAACAGATAAGCATATCTTGTATATGGTAGAGCTGGTCTTCTGCATACAATCTGCTCTGCAAAAGTGATCTATATTCCAGTTAATTTGTGACATTTGAATGATGTTCCCATTAATATGTCGTGATGTCATTAGTGTGTTTCTTTCCTGATCTTG
Above is a genomic segment from Tursiops truncatus isolate mTurTru1 chromosome 2, mTurTru1.mat.Y, whole genome shotgun sequence containing:
- the GCNT3 gene encoding beta-1,3-galactosyl-O-glycosyl-glycoprotein beta-1,6-N-acetylglucosaminyltransferase 3 → MKMIGWKKKLCRGHHLWALGCYMLLAVVALRLSLRLKCDIDSLDLESRDFRSQRCRDILYKSLKLPAKRSINCSGVTRGDQEAVVKALLDNLEVKKKREPFTDTDYLNMTRDCEQFKSQRKFIQFPLSKEELDFPIAYSVVVHEKIENFERLLRAVYAPQNIYCVHVDEKSPETFKEAVRAIISCFPNVFMASKLVRVVYASWSRVQADLNCMEDLLQSSVPWKYLLNTCGTDFPIKTNAEMVLALKMLNGKNSMESEIPTEYKKSRWKYHYEVTDTLHLTSKMKDPPPDNLPVFTGNAYFVASRAFVQHVLENPKSQRLIEWAKDTYSPDEHLWATLQRAPWMPGSVPYHPKFHISDMTAIARLVKWQFHEGDISMGAPYAPCSGIHQRGICIYGAGDLHWILQSHHLLANKFDPKVDDNVLQCLEEYLRYKAIYGTEL